The region ttcgttatggatgggggcaagtcgtttataaaaagagtgaatagtaatgggccaagatggcttccttgagggacaccagatgtggcacggactaagcgggagtattgatttttaaataagactctctgtgttcttccatttaaatagctggagatccacgtaatgaggtcggttgagaatcccaaaagatttagtttactcaacaagagtgagtgattaactgaatcaaatgctttactaaagtctgtgtaaataacatcagtttgaagtcccttttggaagccatctaaaacaaaggatgttaactccaataaattagtggtggttgagcgacgcttaatgaaaccatgctgacatggagaaattattgatgagcataggtgttgcaaatgaggagttattaatttttcgaataactttggaatcgctgacaattttgagatgcctctgtagttggcagcatcggattttttcccctttttgtgcagaggaattatgaaagattccttccatttaaaggggaaaatcgaagattccaaagataagttaaatagtttttgaagaggtttgcacagagccctagcacagtattttagcacacaggctggtactccgtcggggcctggcgaataaactggttttaccttttgaagatccaatagtatattgttttcagaaagaaatggaacaaatatactattagttggttgaatgttgtaagcgtatggctgatctgaagtgttaggaggtaaataagttgtttggaaaaattttgcgaataaatccgcaatggcctgatccgaagtcgctgataaattttgatacgtaagtagggaaggaaaagatacatgtttacgcttcgtgtttacaaagttataaaactgctttggatcctgagtgaactgaatccgacagcggcgaatataatttttataacattcggcgttatgcacggagaaatttagccgagctattaagtatcttgagaaatctatgctgctacaggttcttttatatttatttaaaagcctgtctttatatgtttttaattttgttaggcaccttgtaaaccaaggtggattatttgtagcggacggatatttccacggcacgcttaagtcaaaaaatgaatttaatgtcaaataaaatttatctaggatgatatttatatcagtgcatgccagaatatcggaccagtcaaaagtatcaattaataaattaagtttacgaaaatcagccttacgaaaacaacgaatcttctttgatacgcaggaagtcttctgattgacaccagaattggtttcaattgaaacttcaagcgttgggtggtatggatcttcaggggttgagaggggcaacgctctggaaagtgtggtactATCTGAAGAAGATACAAGaagtcaagaagccgacctaacgaatttctaacatggttgatctggcctagggacaagtcaaagatgcccgccgtgaaatcgtgatgggtggaaagtgaaagaaagttaaattttcagtaattgaccaattgagttctggtaaattaaagtcgccaagaactatcagaaggtcaatatctgacataagattggtaacagcctctatagccgacaagtgatgccagtatgtgggcggctcggaagatggtggaatgtaagaacatgtaataaacaatgattgagcagacaatatgactttaacgcaaataaattcgaaatcaccaaactctggtaactttacctcttcagaaacgaaattggagtcaatagaaattaagactcctcctcctcttcgcagaggtcggtcacgtctaaaagtggtgtacctacttggaaaaacttcggagcaaaagatctccggctttaaccaagtttcagtaaagactataatatgggacgcaaaggaaagactatcagaataaagtctagggagcttgctacgtaggccccgacagttctgataggtaagattgatagaacgtgttagttttttgaagagtcggattggacagatgttgggagcttgactccagcaggcttcgagttttttttctttaccttactcggctgatgctcttgtacaaatatgtcctctggccagaagccaggcgaacatattgtcacaaacatcggcactggcacacgtatcatgaaggatgacatgcgcctcgagtaggagtatttaaatttcctaatgtcttccactctaataacggccttggttttggctttgatataagccgagatatcaatctccgaggtatcgggggctagccgtgagacaaatatttgtctaacaggtggtattacctgtaatggttttggtgccacggtcggtaataccgcggcatcagtccgttccgggggtccgggcggcgggttaccatttttagtggaagctatgggggttaattcaagggtattcctgggaatcacttggagtgatgccatggaggacaaagcagacaaattttgctctgctacggtaaattcgggtgctaacttttcatttaccgtccctgctcttggagtagcaagggaaatgagcggctgcattattGCGGGAGGATCAAGCTGTTCCGCGATTACTGGAGCTGCAACTTCCctagtagcagattttttccgcttaggagattcattcaacagctgaaggctattgaattgaacatccagcgcactgagttgatcgttgatttttcggaaaccaacgatcaaatctttaaacccactcttggtctgtcgcatgaatgatctcatttcatcttggacagctcggcacccactgcagcaataatggaggccaacacggcgggatatggcatccgagacagatgcagtaaggccagcacatttggcatgtgagacactttcgcatagccaacaatagatgctggcctgggacgcagatatcggcttattgcacgattttaaagagcagacaacattgtattccattttaaaaagttaattagcaaattagcaaaaattaatttataatttttaaatattctattattttttgttttttttttattttaaacaaataagccTTCAACCACTGCACTATGGTCCCAAATCCCGATTTGGTGGCATAAAGTCCCAAATTTCATGGAAGAAaatctgaattttttttttatatatttaaactagATACCCTAGATAGAAAgtatcaataaatatttttgtcaaaaatgcaACCTTGCAATTTTTACAGATGTTTAAAGTCAGGTGATTGAGCAGCTGatttttgtgacaaaattggcgggaaatatttaataactttGAGAGCTTGGCAAATCTAAACCaaacaatatttttctattatttaaaatggatATTGAAGTTGGAGGTATGTAAATTACGAATAATAAACACAATTTGTGTGGTAATTTGTTTGACGTTATATAATTGTACTGTTTTGTGTTGTCCAAGGAAATCAAAAAGCTGACAAAAGTGTTCGTCTTCTGTAGAGGAAAAAAGGTGTTGTGCGTATTTGTGCGTTGTTTAATGTATGTTAAACAATAGTAGAcactttatattaaattttaataatagtttCGTTTGCGGCTTTTTGCGGCTTTTCCGATGCTATAATTATTTAGATGTGCTTGAATTCTGTCACGCCACGTTGCTGGACGTGTGGATGGACAGCGGGCGCCACTCTTCCGCGCTGACTGAATTTGTATTTGGTCAAATAGATCAATGTACACTAAGCGACGACAAAAGgagtgaaataaataaaaaaataagaagttttgaaatttttgttacGTCAAACCTGCAAAAGTGCAGTCGGAATATGCGAACATTCAGAGAAAAGCATTCACAGTGGCTATTAAAGTCTCTTAAAATACATTTGGAAAATCACTCGGAGATGGAAAATTTAAAGAAGGGAAGACCAAAACTGACTTATGATGAAGGAGGATCGCGCCTTAAAAGAAAACTTGCTGGTGAAGTAGCGCTTAAGAATGAAAATGatacgcaacttttgatatacgCAGCTTCAATATCAGCAAGGAAATCAAGTGAACATAGTGTTGCATTTTTACTTGCAAATTGTAATAGGTCTGAAGCACAGGCAACTGAAGCTAAAAGAAAGCTTCATACAGCAGAACCAATACCTCTTACAATAAATGAGGCTTTGGAATTTTTCATAGACAATTCATTAAGCAAACAATTGTACAAAGAAATTCGTCAAATAAGCAAACTGCATAATTGCGACATATACCCCAACTACAAAAAAGTTCTGGAAGCTAAATTACAGTTGAGACCACACAGATCTATGGACTCATCAGATCCACTTATTTCAAGTATGGGTATTAAGAAAAGGACAGCACGTCATAAGAAACAACCGCTTCCCCAAGATGTAATCGAACTCTTAGAAGCACCCCATCATATTGTTCAAAGCAATACAAAGTCATTTGTTAATAACGAAAGTTTTAATGATCTATTAGATGACTCAGATGATTCTGaatcaaatgaaataaatCCATTTTCGTTTGAATTAGCCGTAGAAAACTACTGAATACATATCTATATGCTTACacttatatttttagttttgacTTCTAACAACAGATTACTatagaataaaataaacaaaaagcaata is a window of Drosophila ananassae strain 14024-0371.13 chromosome 4 unlocalized genomic scaffold, ASM1763931v2 tig00000061, whole genome shotgun sequence DNA encoding:
- the LOC116656346 gene encoding uncharacterized protein LOC116656346 isoform X2, which gives rise to MDIEVGDVLEFCHATLLDVWMDSGRHSSALTEFVFGQIDQCTLSDDKRSEINKKIRSFEIFVTSNLQKCSRNMRTFREKHSQWLLKSLKIHLENHSEMENLKKGRPKLTYDEGGSRLKRKLAGEVALKNENDTQLLIYAASISARKSSEHSVAFLLANCNRSEAQATEAKRKLHTAEPIPLTINEALEFFIDNSLSKQLYKEIRQISKLHNCDIYPNYKKVLEAKLQLRPHRSMDSSDPLISSMGIKKRTARHKKQPLPQDVIELLEAPHHIVQSNTKSFVNNESFNDLLDDSDDSESNEINPFSFELAVENY
- the LOC116656346 gene encoding uncharacterized protein LOC116656346 isoform X1, with the protein product MLNNSRHFILNFNNSFVCGFLRLFRCYNYLDVLEFCHATLLDVWMDSGRHSSALTEFVFGQIDQCTLSDDKRSEINKKIRSFEIFVTSNLQKCSRNMRTFREKHSQWLLKSLKIHLENHSEMENLKKGRPKLTYDEGGSRLKRKLAGEVALKNENDTQLLIYAASISARKSSEHSVAFLLANCNRSEAQATEAKRKLHTAEPIPLTINEALEFFIDNSLSKQLYKEIRQISKLHNCDIYPNYKKVLEAKLQLRPHRSMDSSDPLISSMGIKKRTARHKKQPLPQDVIELLEAPHHIVQSNTKSFVNNESFNDLLDDSDDSESNEINPFSFELAVENY